The DNA window gtaaatttttggttttgggttgaGTTTGGTTTTTGGGGTGGTTTTTTCAAGTCCATGGATAAGTTTATTATGATTTCTAAGGTGTTTTGAGTCTAGATCAATAGAACCTTGAGCCCAATTTTCTGGTCACCACAGTGGTTGAAATTTAGGCAAAATAAACGACAcgtcgtttgatttttttttaaaaaataaagcggACGAAATGTCATCCGTTTCTTGTGCAGTTAAAAAGGGGCCCCAGTCGCGTTGGCATGCCCTGGTAGGCCCGCATGTGGGCCCTAATGAATGGGCTAGATGGGCTGGTCAGACCCAACAACGcatgaccttttttttcctatttttttttatttcaattaatgctttttttattttaaaaactttattatttttacattaatactcattctctcttttattttgtttaggaattctcttttaaatgatgatgatttttttgttatacatttaattttcgaagagatttttctaattcatttatgatatatatatttttttatcttttgtatatatgaactatattttttaaaataaaaaatatttattttcaggtgatatttctaatatgtataGTTTTGcatattattcttgtttttcttttcttttattcaatcaatttaatatattagtctatttttattatcgtttaattaaataaaaaattatcttaataaataatattagcaAACATGATTGGGTAAATGTATCGtcttgcgagattaaatattttaatttatatttgtatcagttttttaaattttatttttaggtatcgttaataattaattaattaattatttatttattagtctATATAATTCTCAGTTTATTagattatatgtattaataaattgttttatttgtaattaaattttttaaactaaaaaaatacattaaaaatatctgtatatataattattttcatgaaaaataaaaatattagaccGATTAAATGTTACATAATTAGTGGAGGAAGAGACCGTGTAGTTTTTCACCAAACTAACACCAAAAGCAAAGCCCTTTGGTCTTTAATCTTTGATCTATGAATCAAAGAACCCATTTGAGGAATCCAATTCTCAAAATttagaaggaaagaaaggaagaaatggAATACAATTCCTCCTCTCCAAGAACCATCCCTGTAGTCTCCACATTTGCCAACCCCTTCGACAACGACACCAATTCCCTTACTGGTGTCAACGGCCAAACACGGAAGCCCATAGCTTTATGGCCAGGGATGTATCATTCACCAGTAACCAATGCTCTGTGGGAAACAAGGTCCAAGACCTTTGAAAGACTTCTCGACCCTCCTAAAGATGCACCTCCACAGAGTGAATTGTTGACAAAAACTCCAAAACAGAGCCGTACTAGTATCTTGTATAGTTTCTCTGCTGATCATATCCTAAGAGAGCAGTATAGGGATCCTTGGAATGAGGTCAGGATTGGTAAATTGCTTGAGGATCTTGATGCTTTGGCTGGTACCATCTCTGTAAAGGTACTCccattcttcctttcttttttataataacaataaaaaataatatctggGTTGTGCTTCAAAGTTAATTTTCTGAACTGGGTTTTCTGAATTTTTCTGGAATAATAGCACTGCTGTTGAATTGTTGCTTGCTAtgttatttgatgaattttgaGTTTCATTGGTGTAATGTATCATGGGTTTGGAGCGTTTTGTAGATATCCCTTTTTGTTGGTCTTGTAGGTGGATTAGGCGGTAGTGAAAGTTCCAACCTTTTTCTCTACCTATAGACCATAATTTGATTTGTCTGCAAAGCAAAATTATGCATAatctttttgataattttagagTTAGCAATGTTGTGTGTAAATTGGTTTTTGGCTAGGACACGGGGAAAATGGATAATAGACTGTATCATATGCTTGGTTTGTTGATTTTCTGTAGATGCATTAATCTTCTATATCATAGTTTTTGACGAGCAAAGAAATTTGATGTGGAATCCCCATCTGTACattatatttttggatgattGCATTTGTTAGTTGAGTAAACTTTCAAACCTAATAATTTCAGTtatgggaaaagaaaaggaacttgTTTCCTACAAtgctttaatattttgaaatgtattgctagttcatgtaatttagatgaAATTTTCATCGTAGTGAACCACGCACTAAATCTTCATTTCATTTTGTGATTGGATGTTTATTGGTGTATTAGCACTGTTGCGATGATGATAACACAACAAGGCCACTGCTGCTGGTCACTGCTTCTGTTGATAAGATTGTCCTAAAGAAGCCAATTAGTGTTGATATCGATCTTAAAATAGTTGGTTCTGCCATATGGGTTGGGCGGTCATCAATTGACATTCAACTGGAGGTCCTTCAGTCTACTAAAGGTAATCTACTCTGGAACTAGCTTTAGATTGAAGATGTAATGTTCCTTGacttttagagagagagagaataatagGCAGAACTGAGGCTGATAGAGTGTTTTCAAGTGGGTGCCAAGCCCTCGTATTCCTTGACTGGCAGAGAAAAAAGGGGTAAAGTTAGAATTGATCCTGATGGAGTTTTCTCAAGTTGGTTGAGTGTTAAGCCCTCTAGTTATACTATTAGTAAGAATCTTGTAGCGATAATATGTTTTGTGTGATCATTCAATCAGAATACTTCAGCATATGTTTTGAAGAAGTGAAGGAAGAAATTCAATCAGGATGCCAATTACATTTTATTATCTCAAACTACCTGGAAGTTTTAAAATCTGGCTTATTGAATGTGTTCTTGACAATCCAATAAAACGTCTTGTTTTTGTGCTCTTTATATTTTCTCAGTTGTTTTGCAGAGACCTCTGACACTTCAGACTCAGTAGCTTTGACAGCCAACTTCATATTTGTAGCCCGTGACTCTAAGACTGGGAAAGCTGCTCCAGTGAATCGGCTGTCACCTGAAACTGAACAAGAAAAGTTACTTTTTGAAGAAGCTGAAGCAAGGAGCAAgctgagaaagaagaagaaggtagaagaaaagaaggaatttGAGAATGGGGAGGTAAATAGACTTGAAGCATTGTTGGCTGAGGGACGAATATTCTGTGACATGCCAGCCTTAGCAGATAGAGACAGCATTCTTCTAAGGGATACACACCTTGAAAACTCTTTGATTTGCCAGCCACAGCAAAGGAACATCCATGGTCGCATCTTTGGAGGTTTCTTGATGCATCGGGCTTTTGAGTTGGCTTTCTCAACTGCTTATGCCTTTGCTGGATTGGTTCCTTACTTTCTTGAAGTTGATCATGTTGATTTCTTAAGACCTGTGAGTGCCAGCATCTTTTCTTTCACCAGTTATAAGCTTTTTGCTTCTCTCTCATGAAATATAAGCAACTGCTCCAAACCCCTCCAGTATCATTTCCTTACATTACTGACTGAGTGTCAATTTTTGCTATATGTGAAGCTAAGGCCTGATTTGTTCATATATTTGTCTTGAATTTGAAACACCCAATTTTCTACACagtatttgaaatttaaaatgcaGATGGTGATTTCTTTGCATGGGTTGTGATTGAGTTTGTGCGTGTGTGGTAAGTctcaaagagagagagagaattcatAGGTATATATCAACTACAGAAGCTGCATATGCAAACTGCCATCTCCATAGTCCATGCAGTCAATTTTAAGTCATAGTTTACATCAAGAAATTATGTTTGATGAACAGGTTGATGTTGGAGACTTCCTGCGTATCAAATCTTGTGTTCTTTACACAGAACATGAAGACTCAGAAAAACCACTGATCAACATTGAAGTTGTTGCCCATGTTACCAGGCCTGAGTTGAGGTCCAGTGAGGTAGGTGTCCATATTCCTTTCAGAGTAATTGCTACTCCTTAAAAACGGCCCCTGGCTAAAACTCTTAAAGTATGAATTTGATACTTAATTGACACGTGAAACTTTCCTTACACATTACCTATCCTTTTGATTTGTATGTTTCCATTTGCATTTGTCATATTTCAAACAGGTATCCAATACATTTTACTTCACTTTCACTGTGCGTCGAGAGGCAAAGGCCATGAATAATGGATTTAGGATCCGGAAAGTGGTTCCTGCAACTGAGGAAGAAGCACGCCGTGTTTTAAAGCGGATGGATGCGGAGTCCTTGGAATCCAACCAAGGCAAAAGCAAATAGGAATATATATTACAAATTCAAGACAATAAATTGCCAAGTATTTGGCAGGTGTCCAGTTCCACGCATTGGAGGGGCAATCAATCTCACTTGATATAAAGATTAGTCAAGTTTGCTATTTGTAAAGATTTCCTGATAAATATAGTATTCCTGTCACGAGGATATGAACTCCTGGTTTGAAATTTACCCGCCTGTATTTCAGTACATTACTGGAAAATAAGAAATGCTTCCCCTGCCTGATTTAATGTTGCTTTAACTGTTACTTATTTGcaagggaaaagaaaatgtGATAGTAATTGCATGGAAATCTGGCTCTAACTTCTAAACATAGCAGCTCATTTTCTACTTTCAACTGAATTTAGAATtccattaagatttttttttataaaaaaaaactaagtacaAAAGCTACATAAGAGGGTAAGGCTGTTAACTATATTCATTCTCAAGCTTTTTGGAGGTTGTCCTAGTTAGTCCTGTATGCACAGTCATTAACCAGAGGTAGACTCGAGACCTAGATTgggcttaaaaaatattatttagaaattaactcaatataatttaattacaaattcgaattgataaataatttaataatatttgattgatttttttttaaataatcaaaataacattatttcatttttaaaaaataaaaataatattatttggaaCCCGGCCAACCTATAACTCAACCGGTAATTGGCCTGGCCAAGTTTCATTACTATGCTTGCATGAGATTTGAAGTAAATATGATGCTTCTGCCGAACATTTGACATGAAGTATAATGAGGTCAAAATTACTAAAACAGACAATGTTATACAGTACAGTAGAGCTTCTTCTATGTAACAGGAATATATTTTGTGGTCATGACTTGTATAAACTCAGCAGCTTTCCTATAATTGAAGTTTTCTAACAAGCTTACATGATATTGCCATTGTTGACTGCGAGTCAGCATATTGCCTTGTTGCACCCAAAGAAAACCTCCTCGTATACTATCTATATGACAAGCAAGTTACAAAATCTTTGTCATGGATTTATACACAGAAGAGAAATAAATTACAGAAATCAGGCAAGGCAGCTTCCGGTCCATGATGACCCCAACCAGCCCAGTTCACCTACCATAGGCATTTTCTGGCTAAATGCAACAATAAGTTTACCCTGATAGAACCGGAGCCACAAATATTAAGGTG is part of the Populus trichocarpa isolate Nisqually-1 chromosome 2, P.trichocarpa_v4.1, whole genome shotgun sequence genome and encodes:
- the LOC7488616 gene encoding acyl-coenzyme A thioesterase 2, chloroplastic; the encoded protein is MEYNSSSPRTIPVVSTFANPFDNDTNSLTGVNGQTRKPIALWPGMYHSPVTNALWETRSKTFERLLDPPKDAPPQSELLTKTPKQSRTSILYSFSADHILREQYRDPWNEVRIGKLLEDLDALAGTISVKHCCDDDNTTRPLLLVTASVDKIVLKKPISVDIDLKIVGSAIWVGRSSIDIQLEVLQSTKETSDTSDSVALTANFIFVARDSKTGKAAPVNRLSPETEQEKLLFEEAEARSKLRKKKKVEEKKEFENGEVNRLEALLAEGRIFCDMPALADRDSILLRDTHLENSLICQPQQRNIHGRIFGGFLMHRAFELAFSTAYAFAGLVPYFLEVDHVDFLRPVDVGDFLRIKSCVLYTEHEDSEKPLINIEVVAHVTRPELRSSEVSNTFYFTFTVRREAKAMNNGFRIRKVVPATEEEARRVLKRMDAESLESNQGKSK